The Ignavibacteriales bacterium sequence GATCAACTACAATTTCTTTATGTGCAAAGGAATGCGCACCACCGCAGCATTCAATTTTAAAATTCCAATCAACAGTTTCTGCGCCTGTTGCAGAAATTATTGCCTCCATTGATGACGGTCTTTCGGGGTCATCAAAATGAGTTATTTCAAATGGGCGGACCAGTAAACATCCATAATAACATGCGACCTTAATTCCTTTCAAATCATTTTTTCTTTTCTCAATAATTTTATTCTTACCGATCCGGTCAAACAATTCAACAATATTTATTATTGAAATTCCATTGTTTACACTCTCACCAAGAACTTCGGAGATTTCTTTTTCGAGTTTAGGATTTGTTTCGAGATCATGTTGTGTAACAATCAATCTATTATAGCAAGCGGCGCATGGCGCAACTACTTCCGAAAGTTTTTGATTCTTGGCGATAATTAAATTGCGGGCTGGCAATGCCACCGAGAGAAGATGATTTGTTGCGTGTGCCGATGTTGCACCGCAGCATGACCAATCTTCAAGCTCTTCAAGTTGAACATCAAGAAGAGAAAATACTTTACTCAAAGAAATGCCGTACTCTTTTCCTGTTCCGGATAACGAGCATCCGGGATAATAACCAATTTTCACTCGCTGCCTCTTAATCTATATTATCAAATATCTTTTTTATTCCCTTTTTGTCTTTCACATTGTGAGGGAATAGACTGATTTTCCCTTTGATAAACATTTCGGGGGCAACATCAACATCCTGCATAAAATTTTGCGTTGTCAATTTGTAATCACGCGCCAAACCAAACTCAAACATCTTACCATGATTTTTAATCTGGTTCAAAAACACTTTATGAAATTTAACCGTGTCCTTCTCGCCAATTTCAATTCCCTCTTTTAATGCAATTTGCCTCATAGCATCCATAAATTTAGCGAGATCAAAATTTTGAGGGCAGCGTGAACTGCATGTTAGACATCCGGCACAAAGCCAATAAGTTGATGACTTCAATGCTTCTTCATCAAATCCAAGTTGAACTAATCTTAAAACATGATTGGGCGATTCACGCATGTAGTCTCTAACCGGACATCCGGCAGAACATTTTCCGCATTGATAACAAATCATTGGTGACTGAGAGGTGAGTTCTTTTACTTTTTCTGAAAGAGTTTTGGTATTACTGTTAGCATGATCCATAACCATTCCCATTGCAAAGGAAAAATAGAAGTAACCAAATAATTCAAAATTTTTGAATTGTACTGTTTGATTATATTGGAGTAACTTCTATGCCAAAGGAATGTGCGTTATTTAGTTGAATTCCCAAATCGCGATCAATTATTTCTCGGTTATTGGAGAGTGGTTTTTAGATATGAGAAAAACCGCTTTTTATTTAAAGTCACCGATCAATTTTTTAAAAGCAAATTAAGAACTTTATCTCATTATATACGTTCTACAACCACTGCAGTTCCGTAACACAAAACTTCCGTAACGCCGCCCATAACCTCCGTTGCATCGTAACGGACACCAAGAAGAGCATTAGCGCCAATTGCCTGTCCGTGCTGAACCATTAATTCAAAAGCATCAGAGCGCGTTTTTTCGCAGAGCTCTGTGAATAGCGTTATGTTGCCTCCAAAAATTGTTTGCAATCCGGCGCCTATCGTTCCAATTACAGAACGCGAGCGTACGACAATTCCTTTAACAACACCAAGTTGTTTTACAATTCTGTATCCGTCAAGTGTGAATGTTGTTGTGATAAGAGAATGATCCATTTTGAGCTCCCGATTTATATGTTATTTAAAAGAAAATTAATTTTTTGAATTGTTAACGGCGCAGAGCCCTCATAATGATTATTCACGTTCAAATAAACATCCACATTCCGTTCCAGAAGTTCTTGAACCATCAGGACAACCTGTTCAAGCTCTTTATCTTTCGGATCAAGAATTTTATTCCATTCTCCGCCCGAGCGGTTTTCAATTCCATGACGGTCTGTTCCGTGCAACCGGATAATTACATAATCTTTTATATAATCTTTGTATCGTTTGTAAATATCAAATATCGACGGCATGAAATACCCTTGCAGAAAAACATGCCCCAGTTTATGTTCCCTTATAAAACGGAAATAGTCTTCGTTAAGATAGTCGGGATTTCTGATCTCAATCGAAAAATCAAATCCTTCCGGAAGCTGCTTAACAAACTCACGCATTAAACCTTGGAATTCGAATTGCGATTTCATTTTATCTTTGTTCAAGTACTCGAACTGAAACATCAACGGTCCAAGATTATCTTTCATCGGCTTGATGATATTTATAAATTCAGAAAGGAGATCATGCGAAAGAAAATGAGGATTAGGAATCAGAGAATCAGATTTTTCGGCTTTGTAAAGGTGGGTTAACGAAATACTATTCGGAATTTTGATTGTGAATATAAAATCATTCGGTACAGAGATTCTGTATGCCTTAACAACGTCATGTTTTGGAAGTGTAACCTTATTAATTCCGTGCAAAGACCAAAACCATTGATCAATTTCAACTGTGTTGAAATGCTGTGAATATTCTTTGAGATAGTTGATTTTAGGCTCGTGTGAGTAAACTATTCCGCGCCATGAATCGTATTTCCAACTGCATGTTCCAATTTTTAATCGGGACATTTTTTCTTTCTAAGTTTATTTAATGAATCACAACAAAAACAATTCGAGAAGGATCTACTTAAAAATATACGGCAGATACTTTCACGATCAGTAATTAGCGCTTTGCAGCCACTTCTTAAGAGAATTTTTTTGAGTTATTTCCAGAGACGCACCCGGATGTAAATAAACATACTTACTCAAAGGCATTTCATCTTGGCTTATCTCTTCCCAAATTTTCTTTTTTAGCTCTTCTCGTTTATCACTTAAGAGAGTTCCCCATTCAGAAAAATTTAAATGTTTCCTCCCGTCGTTCACATCATCTATAATCATCCAGGAAATTGGCGCGACCTTGCTGTACCACGGCCACTTGGTTTGATTTGAATGACAGTCATAACAAGATGTTCTAAAAATAGTTTTTATTTCCATTGGAGCTTCAAGATCTGCTTTCACCGGAGGATTAGTGCGGTCAACTTCTATATATTGAATTCCAATGAATGCGAGAACAAGTACCACAAACACTGTTCTGAATATCATTCGTCTCATATATCTTTCCTGAATTAATTAGTTTAATATAAAAAAGAATAGTCAGAAATAAATTGATAAAGTTTATGAAATGACTTCGATCACTTCTTTGCAAAATTTAATTAAGAAATTCATTGCGGCTTCCGGTGAATTAAATTTGTTATTCATCTCCAGTTTTAGAACTTCTTTCACCTGAACAAATTTAATCTCTTTTGAGTAATTCGAATTGATGTATGTCAACAACGGCACAAATCTGTTCTGATAGAAATTTTCTCTTTCATTTTTAGGAAGAATAATAATGATCCGGTTGTACTGAACAATAATCCGTTCAAGGAGAGCAAAGGATGCATAGAATCTTAAAGTCGCCGCAAGTATTAGCCGTTCAATGTTGGGAGGAAGCTTGCCGAAGCGGTCAATCATTTCTTCTTTGATTTCGTCAAGCTCTTCAATTTTTATCATTGAGAAGAGTGCAGTGTAAAAACTTAACCGGTCTGCTTGATCCGGCATAAATAATTTTGGAATTCCAATTTCGAAGAATGTATCAATTGTGGGTTCGGAACGCTCCACCTGACGCGGCAAATCTTTAAAGACCTCCTTAAACTCGTCCTGTTTCAATTCTTCAACTGCTTCATCAAGAAGTTTGAGGTACATATCGAACCCGATTGAATCAATGAATCCGCTTTGTTCTGTTCCAAGTAGATTACCCGCTCCGCGAATTTCAAGATCACGCATTGATAAATTAAATCCTTCGCCAACATCTGTATATTCCTCAATAGCCTGCAAACGCTTAACTGCTTTTTTTGTAATTGAATTTAGAGACGGAACAAGAAAATATGCATACGCCTGCCTGTCGCTTCTCCCAACTCTTCCGCGGAGTTGATGAAGTTCCGCAAGACCAAAACGGTCCGCACGGTTAACAATGATTGTATTTACATTCGGTATATCAAGTCCGGACTCAATTATTTTTGTTGAGATAAGCATGTGATAATTTTTATTTAGAAAATTGTGAATCACTCTTTCTAGTTCAGATGGTTTCATCTGCCCGTGAGCAATACCGATTTTTATTTCCGGAATATATTTTTGAACATAGGCAGCAATTTTTTCAATTGATTGAACTCGGTCGTGAACAAAATATATTTGTCCGTTACGTTTAATTTCATTCAGAACCCACTCCCGTACCTTGTGAATATCGAACACATCAACCTTAGTATAGATTGACTGGCGGTTTGGCGGCGGAGTTGCAATGATTGAGAGATCGCGTGCGCCTAGCAGCGAAAGGTTTAGGGTCCGGGGTATCGGCGTTGCTGTCAATGTTAATGTATCAACATTAGCTTTTAGTGAACGCAATTTTTCTTTTGCCATCACGCCAAAACGATGCTCTTCATCAATGACAAGTAATCCCAAATCTTTGAAGAGAATATCTTTTGAAAGAAGCCGGTGAGTTCCAATTACCAAATCAACTTGCCCATTCTCAAGTTTTTTCGAAATTTCTTTTTGCTCTGCTTTTGTCTGAAACCGTGATAGAGCTTCAACTTTAACCGGAAATTGCGTGAGCCGATCTTTAAATGTGTTGTAATGTTGCTCAGCAAGAATTGTTGTGGGGACTAAAAGAGCGACTTGTTTTCCATCATTGATTGCTTTGAACGACGCGCGCACTGCAATTTCTGTTTTACCAAAACCGACATCACCGCATACCAAACGGTCCATCGGATTTTCACTTTCCATATCCCGTTTTACTTCTTCCGTTACTTTTGTTTGATCCGGAGTATCTTCATAAAAGAATGACGCTTCAAGTTCTTTCTGCCAAATTGAATCGGCACTGAATGAAAAGCCCTGTGCGGATTTTCGTTTTGCATAAAGTGTAATAAGCTCTTTTGCGGCTTCTTTTATTTTCGCTTTTACTTTTTTCTTTGTGGATTTCCACTCACCGCCTCCGAGAACTGTAAGTTTTGGCGGAGCATTATCTTGTGATGAGAATTTTTTTACAAGAGAGAGATAGTTCAGATTGACATAAACCACTCCGCCTTCAGCATATAAAATTTTGATTGACTCCTGTTCAACTTCACCAATTTTAATTGTTTCAAGACCGACGTACTGCCCAATTCCAAAATTTACGTGAACTACATAATCGCCTTTCTTAATTGACGCAAAATCTTTAACGCGTGATTTTTTATACTTCGCTTTCGAAGAAAGTTTTGTCCGGTACGGTTTGTTAAAAATTTGATAATCGGTTAATAAAACTATATTGCTGCTCTTTGCTATAAATCCATTCTTAACAGCAAGTTCTACAATTTTAATTTTGCCCGATTCAAAAAGTTCTGTAAGTGCTTTGTTATCCGGTGCATTAGCCGGTTTAAATTCCGAGAGCAGTTCATATAGACGTGAGCTTTGCAGTTCGTTTTCAACTGCAATAATCACTTGATAATTTTTGTTTGCGTATTCTTGAAGAAAATTATGGAGTAATTCAAAATTAGAATTAACCACCGGGGCTTCAGTTAAATGAAGTTCTATCCGTTCATCATATTGACCAATTGCATCTTCTATCAACCATCGCGCGTTTTTCTCGAATAATGATTCTAATAAATTATTCTTTCCTTCTTTTCTTTCTTCCTTCTTTCCTTCTTTTCTCTTTTCCCTTTCATCATTTTCGTAAAGCTCTTCTTTCAGATCTTCATCAATTTCTTCTTCGATTGTTTCTACTTCATCGGAGATTTTCTCTACAAAAAGATTTTGCAATTCATAATTGGAAGCGAAGACGAATGGATTGTCGAGATAATCAAAAATATCGCTTGAATTTTCTTCTTCGGATATAATTGAAGCTGCCACCGTAACCGACGTAAGTTTATCGAGCGAGCGCTGTGTTTCCGGATCGAAGTGCCGAATTGATTCAAGAAAATCACCGTCGTATTCAAGCCGGCATGGCTGCTTTTCGCTGTAAGACCATAAATCAATTATTGAGCCGCGCACTGCAAAATCGCCCGGATTTTCTACATACTTATCGCGGTTGTAATTAATTGTATTAAAGTAATCGATGAGGTCATCGTACGTTAAGTTGCCGCCGATTTCAATTTTTGTTGTGTTTTTATCTATCGCGTTCTTCGACGGTAATTTTATTTTCAACAGATCGTAAGTTGAGACCAATATAAAGTGTTGCCGTACATTTAAATCAGTTAGCTTTTCTTGTAATACTTCCGCACTCAAATCATCAATGCCAACAACAAGATTTTCAAAGCCAAGAATGCTCAATTCAACTTTTGTTTCATTTACGGATTGAATGCTCGGACACAAAAGGACTATCTGCTTCGCTTTTTCAGAAATTGATTTTATAAAAAGAGATCTTGATGAGCCGGCAAACGGCGAGACATAGATTTTTTCTCTTGGTGTTCCGGCAATAATTTTTGCTTTTAATTCATTAAGAGATTGAAGCGAATCAATAATAATTTCAGCAGGTGATTTCATTTTTTCTTTCTTTAAAATACAGTTATCCCTTTCTCTCTATCTCGCGAGGGAAAAGGTTTTTCGTAAAAACAACTAGCTAAACATAAAACCTTTCACTTCAAATTGCATACAAGAACTTACAGCAACGATAAAATCAAATTAATCTGGCGAATCAATTTGTTTCCGTTATCCCTACACCTTTCATAAATTTTATATTATTTTAGAAACGGATTTCCATCAACTAATTCTAGGAAATTATTTATGACACTTCTTAAAGCCCGCAATTTGAACGAGTTAAAATCAGAAGAATTAAAATGGACTTGCGATACCGATGTATTTGATTTTGAGAATACAAAAAATGTTAAACCGATCGAGGGAATAGTAGGACAGGAACGCGCGTTGAAAGCCTTACGGCTCGGTGTTGAATTGAAAAGCCCAGGCTACAATATTTTTATTACCGGTCTTTCAGGCACGGGTAAATTCACTGCAATAAAACAGATGCTGGAATCAATAACACCGGATTGTTCTAATCTTTATGATTACGCATATGTAAATAATTTTAAAGATGAAGACAGACCAATGCTGCTGCAGTTTCCAGCCGGACAGGCGAACAAATTCAAAAAAGATTTATCGCGCTCAATTAAATTTTTACAAGAAAAAATTCCGCAGTTGCTCTCCGCCGAGCCATTTGCGAAACAGAAGAAACAAATATTCTCTGAATTCGGCAAAATACAACAGAGGATGATGACGGAGTTCGAAGAAAAACTTAAAAAAGATAAATTCACTCTCGGTCAAGTTAAAGTGGGTGAACTTGCCCGTCCCGAAATCTTAGCTCTGGTTGATGAACAGCCCGTTTTTGTTCAACAGCTCGATGAACTAATTCACACGGAAAAAATCACAAAAGAAAAAGCAGAAGAGATTGTTACAAAATATGCTTCTTATCAGGATGAACTTCAGAGAGTTTTCAGAGAAAGTTTAAAACTCACACAGGACTTCCAAGAAAGAGTAGCAAAACTTGAGGGTGAGTTTGTTAATGAATTTATAGCACTCACACTTGAGGAATTGAAGAAGAAATATAAAATTCATTCCGTTAAGGATTATTTAGACCAGGTTCACGAAAGTATTCTTATTAATCTGGATGTATTTAAAGGACAGAAACCGGCTCGCGAGGAAGCCGACGGCGGAGTTATAATTGATTATCTGAAAGAGTACGAGCTCAATATCATACTCGATAATTCTCGTACAAAAAAATGTCCGGTAATTGTTGAAACATCGCCAACATATAATAACTTATTCGGAACAATTGAAAAGTATAGTGACGGAAAAGGCGGCTGGTACGCAGACTTCACAAAAATAAAAGCCGGTTCCTTACTTCGTGCGAACGGCGGATATATAATTATCAATGCTATGGACGCTTTTGGAGAACCGGGCGTTTGGAAAACTCTCAAACGCGTTTTACTATTTGGACAATTAGAAATCCAAGACGTTGCCAATCTTTATCAACTATCACCCAGCATATTAAAACCGGAACCGATTGACGTTGACACAAAAGTAATATTGATTGGAAACAGTTATATCTATTCAATGCTCTCTTCGTACGAAGATGACTTTAATAAAATTTTTAAGGTTAAAGCCGATTTTGATTATGAGATGAAACGTTCGGAATCTACTATGACCGAATACGCGATGGTCATTAAGAAATTAATTCAGATGGAAAAACTCTTAGAGTTCGATAAATCTGCAATAGCAAAAATTATTGAATATGGCGCTCGTTATGCAGGTGAGAAAAATAAACTGACTACTCGTTTTGCATACATCGCGGATCTAGTACGCGAAGCTTGTTTTTGGGCGCGCGACAACAAACAAAAAATGGTATCAAGTTTTCATGTTGATGAAGCATTCAATTCCTCAAAAGAACGGCACGGGCTTTATGAATCCAAACTTTCTGAAATGATTAATGATGGAACAATACTCATAGATACAGATGGAATGCGTGTGGGAACAATCAATGGACTCGCTGTTTACGAAAGCGGAAAATTTGCATTTGGAAAACCAACACGAATTACTGCGTCTGTTTCACTTGGTACCGGAAATATTATAAATGTTGAACGGGAATCCGGATTAAGCGGAAACACTCACAACAAAGGTGTGTTAATAATTTCCGGCTACTTCAGAGAAAATTTCGGTACACGCATTCCTCTTTCATTTACGGCAAGTTTGGTTTTTGAACAAGGATATGGAATGATTGACGGAGACAGCGCATCAATTACAGAAATCTGCGCTCTTCTTTCCGCCCTTTCCAATATTCCGCTCAAGCAATCTTTTGCAATTACGGGATCTGTAAATCAAAAAGGAGAAATTCAACCGATCGGTGGTGTGAATGAAAAGGTTGAAGGATTTTTCGATGTCTGCAAATCGAAAGGATTAACCGGTAAACAAGGCGTGGTAATTCCCGCACAGAATGTTAAAGATTTAATGCTCGATGATGAAGTGGTTGATGCGGTGAAAAAAAATAAATTCCATATCTATGCCGTAAGAAAAGTTGAAGAAGCTGTTGAAATATTAACAGGAATTCGCGCGGGCACAAAATTGAAGAATGGTAAGTATGAACCGAATACCGTCTTTGGCGAAGTTGAAAAAGAACTTACATCAATGAGAAAAAGATTACGTCCTGCCGAGAAGAAAAAAAATAATTCCAACGCAAAAGAAAACGGCGAGTCAAAATCACTCAAGAGTAAAAAGAAAAAATGATAACAAAATTCGCAAAGACGAAAATACTTGCTACCATTGGACCGGCGACGGATTCAATGGAAAAATTAGAAGCATTAATAGATGCCGGATGTAACGCGTTCAGACTTAATTTTTCTCACGGTAATCTGGAATATTTCGAAAAGGTTTTTAATTCTATAAATGAATTATGCATTTCAAAATCACTTCCAATTCCTATTCTTATTGATTTACAAGGACCTAAAATTAGAATCGGTGAGTTAGAAAAACCGGAGATAGAAATATTCGACGGAAACAAAATTGAAATAACAAATGAAAAAGTAATTGGAACGGCGCAAAAGATTTCTACTTCATATTTACCACTGCCGACGGATGCGGAAATAGGAGATAGAATTTTAATTGATGACGGTCTGATTAATTTAAAAGTTATTTCGAAAACCAAAACATCTGTAATATGCGAAGTAGTTAACGGCGGAATCTTAAAGCCCAAAAAGGGAATGAATCTTCCCGGTATGAAACTCAGTTCTCCATCCGTCACCGAACTAGATTTAGTCAATCTTGAATTCGCTTTGAAGCATCGTGTTGATTTTATTGCTCTCTCTTTCGTTAGAAACGCATCGGATATTTATGATTTGAGGAAGTGGTTAAAAGACCGCGGTTTCGATAAACCGATAATAGCAAAAATCGAAAAGCCGGAAGCAGTAACAAATTTTGAAAGTATTCTAATTGCCGCTGACGGAATAATGGTTGCAAGGGGCGATCTTGGTGTTGAGTTAAAACCATATGATGTTCCGATTATTCAAAAAAGAATTATTAAAAGATGTAACGAGTTAGGAAAACTTGTTATAACCGCGACTCAGATGCTTGAATCGATGGTGAGTAATCCCGTTCCGACCAGAGCCGAAGCATCCGATGTAGCGAATGCGGTTTGGGATGGAACCGATGTTGTAATGCTCAGTGCTGAAACATCCGTCGGAAAATTTCCAATGCAAGCTGTAAAATTAATGGGAGAAATAATTCTTAACGCCGAACGCGCTTACGAATTTGATAGAGAAATAAATTTTGCTCAACCCGAATTTATTGAGGCAAATCTATTCGATTCCATGAACAAAGGAATCTGTTCGATTTCCAAACAAATTAATGCAACGGCTATTGTTGCATTTACAGCTAAAGGGAATACTCCAAATAGTCTTTCGAAATTTAGACCGCACTCAATTATTATTGCCGTGTCGGATAGTTTTGATACAATGAATAAACTCTCTTTAAAATGGGGAGTGCTCTCTTTGTATTGTGAAGATATTAGCAACAGAAACATAGCCGCTGAGATTGTCCGCAAACAAATTCTTGAAGAAAAGATTGTTGCACCTGGCGATTTAGTTATATTTACAGAAGGCGGACTTAAGATTAAAAATGTACGTGAAAACTGGATTCGATTCGAAGTAATTTGATGGAATTTTTTGATTGGATGTGTTATGGATTTACAAACAGAAAAATATCATTCCGCACTTTGGTGGAAAGAAGCAGATAATGGAAAAATTCTTTGCACACTTTGCCCGCGTTATTGCACAATCGGTGAAGGACAAGCTGGTTTTTGTTTCATCCGCCAAAATATTGACGGCAAACTTTACTCAATCGGTTATGGCAAACCTACAGGATTTGCAATCGATCCGATTGAGAAGAAACCTCTTAACCATTTTCTGCCCGGTACAGAAATATTAAGTTTTGGAACTGCAGGCTGTAATCTCGGCTGCAAATTCTGTCAGAACTGGTCGATCTCTAAATCAAAATTGGATAGTGTCCGCTCACTCACTGCATCTCCTGAAGATGTTGTAGCCCTTGCTAAAAAACACAAAGTCCCTTCAATAGCTTACACATATAATGACCCGGTAATTTTTGGCGAGTACGTTATTGATATTTCAAAACTTGCTCGTGAAGAAGGAATTAAATCAGTAATGGTAACCGCCGGTTACATTGATAAAGAAGCTCGGAAAGATGTTTATAAATATATTGATGCCGCTAATGTTGATCTGAAAGCATTCTCAGAAAATTTTTATCACAAGTTAACTTTCTCACATCTCTCCGATGTTTTAGATACTCTAGTCTGGCTTAAAAACGAAACAAATGTATGGTTTGAAATAACCAATTTAATGATTCCCGGAGAAAACGATTCTGAAGAAGAAACTAAATTAATGTGCGAATGGATTCTAAATAATCTCGGAGATGAAGTTCCGATTCACTTCACAGCGTTCCATCCCGATTTTAAAATGATTGAAAAAAAAAATACTCCGGCGGCAACATTATTAAACGCAAGAAAGATCGCTTCAAATATCGGGATTAAATATTGTTATGTCGGAAACATTCATGATAAGAGAGCACAAACCACGTATTGCCAAAGTTGCGGGAAAGCTCTAATTACCCGGGATTGGCACTCAATATTAACCAATAATGTGACAGAGAATAGATGCCCCTACTGTAAAGCTCAAATTCCCGGTTTTTTTTAAAAAATAATTTGTTGAATGGTGGTAAATCTATATATTATAAACGCTATAATTGGGTAATTATGGCGAATGTCAAAAATAACAGCCAGGAGATTGTATGAAAAAATTATTATTGTCATTTATCCCTCTTTTACTTCTATTAATACTGTTCTCTTCAGTTTCTAACGCACAAGGCAAATTAGGCGTAATTGGAGCAATGTTCGATAAAAGAGAAGCGAATATCTTATTCGGTAAAGTTATCGGTTCGCTTACAATAAGCGTAGCTGATTTGCAAGCCGCACTTGATAAAGGAAAAGATTATATCTTAATAACTGTAAAAAATAACCAGGTTGTTATACGAAACGAAAAGAGGGACTTTTTATCCAGAGAACGTGTTGATATGGGTAGAGATGAAAAAATGTATATGTTCAGTAAAAGCATGATACGAGATTTATTAAAAGCTAAAAAAACGGGTAAGCATGGGACTTCTGAATTAGGTGCAAATACAATGAGTACTTCTGCAACTGCTTCAGACCTTATTACGGTAGAAGTACGAGCTTCTGTAATTTCGTTATCTTATGGTGATGCAACGCTTGAAAGAGCAATGGACTGTCCACCATGGTGTCCTAACGAATGACGACGGTTGACGTTTCGAAAGTACTGTTTTTTACAAGTATAATTGTCTGGCTCCTACCGCCGTTTAAACAATTTAAAGGAAAGTATTTCCTTTATTTTTTA is a genomic window containing:
- the pyk gene encoding pyruvate kinase — encoded protein: MITKFAKTKILATIGPATDSMEKLEALIDAGCNAFRLNFSHGNLEYFEKVFNSINELCISKSLPIPILIDLQGPKIRIGELEKPEIEIFDGNKIEITNEKVIGTAQKISTSYLPLPTDAEIGDRILIDDGLINLKVISKTKTSVICEVVNGGILKPKKGMNLPGMKLSSPSVTELDLVNLEFALKHRVDFIALSFVRNASDIYDLRKWLKDRGFDKPIIAKIEKPEAVTNFESILIAADGIMVARGDLGVELKPYDVPIIQKRIIKRCNELGKLVITATQMLESMVSNPVPTRAEASDVANAVWDGTDVVMLSAETSVGKFPMQAVKLMGEIILNAERAYEFDREINFAQPEFIEANLFDSMNKGICSISKQINATAIVAFTAKGNTPNSLSKFRPHSIIIAVSDSFDTMNKLSLKWGVLSLYCEDISNRNIAAEIVRKQILEEKIVAPGDLVIFTEGGLKIKNVRENWIRFEVI
- the amrS gene encoding AmmeMemoRadiSam system radical SAM enzyme — translated: MDLQTEKYHSALWWKEADNGKILCTLCPRYCTIGEGQAGFCFIRQNIDGKLYSIGYGKPTGFAIDPIEKKPLNHFLPGTEILSFGTAGCNLGCKFCQNWSISKSKLDSVRSLTASPEDVVALAKKHKVPSIAYTYNDPVIFGEYVIDISKLAREEGIKSVMVTAGYIDKEARKDVYKYIDAANVDLKAFSENFYHKLTFSHLSDVLDTLVWLKNETNVWFEITNLMIPGENDSEEETKLMCEWILNNLGDEVPIHFTAFHPDFKMIEKKNTPAATLLNARKIASNIGIKYCYVGNIHDKRAQTTYCQSCGKALITRDWHSILTNNVTENRCPYCKAQIPGFF